In the genome of Candidatus Binatia bacterium, one region contains:
- a CDS encoding ATP-binding cassette domain-containing protein, whose protein sequence is MNTTAGFAVKATELTRRFGNLTAVDHIDLGIPYGEIFGLLGANGAGKTTVIKMLTTLLAPTSGNAEVGGFDIIKSPAAVRGRIGYVPQLLSADGALTGYENLLLSAKLYGLPRAERRVRIGDALDFMGLTDSAHKLVKTYSGGMIRRLELAQAMLHRPAILFLDEPTIGLDPLARHSVWDRLRDLRRDYGMTVLITTHDMDEAE, encoded by the coding sequence ATGAACACGACCGCTGGGTTCGCAGTCAAGGCGACCGAACTGACACGCCGGTTCGGTAACTTGACCGCGGTGGATCACATCGACCTGGGGATTCCGTATGGCGAGATCTTCGGGCTGCTAGGCGCCAACGGCGCGGGCAAAACCACGGTGATCAAGATGCTCACCACCCTGCTGGCGCCAACATCCGGGAATGCGGAGGTCGGAGGTTTCGACATCATCAAGTCTCCAGCAGCGGTCAGGGGGCGCATCGGCTATGTGCCTCAGCTCCTGTCGGCCGACGGCGCCCTGACAGGCTACGAGAACCTGCTCCTGTCGGCCAAGCTCTATGGCTTGCCCCGCGCGGAAAGACGCGTGCGCATCGGCGACGCGCTCGACTTCATGGGGCTCACCGATTCGGCGCACAAGCTCGTGAAAACCTATTCCGGCGGTATGATCCGCAGGCTGGAGCTTGCCCAGGCCATGCTGCACCGTCCGGCGATCCTGTTTTTGGACGAGCCGACGATCGGGCTCGATCCCTTGGCACGCCATTCCGTGTGGGATCGCTTGCGGGACCTCAGGCGCGACTACGGCATGACGGTTCTGATCACGACACACGACATGGACGAAGCCGAA